From the Clostridium cagae genome, the window ATTCTCAAAGTCCAATTACAATGCCATTTTGCCTATTGCAGATATCAATACATATTTAAAACTTTAAAACAAATCCTAAAATAAAATTATGTATGAGGTGAGAGAAGATGAAATTTAGTACTGTTGAAGAATGTGTAAAAGATATAAGAAATGGAAAAATGATTATTATTGTTGATGATGAGGGAAGGGAAAATGAAGGTGATTTAGTTATTCCAGCAGAAAAAGCAACTCCTGAAAATGTGAATTTTATGATTAAATATGCAAGAGGATTATTGTGTGCACCTGTAGAAGAAGAAATAGCATTAAAATTAGGATTAAATCCTATGGTTGAAAAAAATACAGACAACCATGAGACAGCATTTACAGTAGCTGTTGATTACATAGATACAACTACTGGAATTTCAGCATTTGAAAGATGTGCCACTATAAAAATGTTAGCACAAAGTGAAAGACCACAGGACTTTAGAAGGCCTGGACATGTATTTCCTCTTATAGCAAAGAAAAAAGGTGTATTAGAAAGAACAGGGCATACAGAAGCATCAGTGGATTTAGCAAAAATTGCAGGCTTTAAGGGAGCTGCTGCAATATGTGAAATAATAAAAGATGATGGAAGTATGGCAAGAAGAGATGATTTAATGAAATTTGCTAAGGAACATGATTTGAAAATATTAACTATAGAAGAATTAATAAGATATAGACTAAGAAATGAAAGTAGTGTTACAAGAGAAGTAGAAGCAAAACTTCCAACAAAATATGGAGACTTTAAGGTTATAGGATTTAAAGAAAATAATAGTGAAAAATGTAATTTAGCTTTAATTAAAGGGGATATTTCAGGAGCAGAACCAGTACTAGTTAGAGTTCATTCAGAATGTTTAACTGGAGATAGTTTAGGATCAAAAAAATGTGATTGTGGAGAACAATATGATGCAGCTATGAAAATGATAGCAAAAGAAGGAAGAGGTATTTTACTATACATGAAACAAGAAGGAAGAGGTATTGGACTTTTAAATAAATTAAAAGCATATGCACTTCAAGATGAAGGATTAGATACTATTGAGGCTAATTTAGCTTTAGGTTTTGCACCTGATTTAAGAGAGTATAAAGCTAGTGCAGATATGCTAAAAAATTTAGGCGTAGAAAAAATTAAATTGATAACAAATAATCCAGAAAAAATAGATGGACTTAGAGAAAGTGGTATTAATATAGTACAAAGAATTCCAGTAGAAATGCCAGTAAATAAAAATGATGAATTTTATTTGAAAATTAAAAAAGAAAAAATGAATCATTTATTAAACATATAAACCACACATTTAAAACAAAGCTAATTATTAAAAAGTAAAAAATTAAGTGAGTGTACAAGCAAGTACACGATATATATAGGAGGAATTAATAATGAATATTTTTGAAGGAAAATTAATTGCAGAAGGATTAAAGGTTGGAATAATAGTAGGAAGATTTAATGAATTTATAGGTAGCAAGCTTTTAGATGGAGCATTAGATGGGCTTAAAAGACATGGGGTAAATGTAGAGGATATAGATGTAGCTTGGGTACCAGGAGCATTTGAGATGCCGTTAATAGCAAAGAAAATGGCAAAAAGCCCTAAATATGATGCTGTTATATGTTTAGGTGCAGTAATAAAGGGATCAACTTCACATTACGATTATGTTTGTTCAGAAGTTTCTAAAGGAATTGCAAATGTATCATTAGAAACTGGAAAGCCAGTAATGTTTGGAGTACTTACAACAAATAATATAGAACAAGCTATAGAAAGAGCCGGAACTAAAGCAGGAAATAAAGGCTATGAATGTGCAGTAGGTGCAATTGAGATGGCTAATTTAATAAAAGAACTATAATGAAATAACAAATTAATATTATATACAGAATAGAATAACTCAGCCTCGTTAAATAGATACAAGCTTAAATATAAAAAGCTTAATGTATTAATTTAACGAGGTGATTTTTTTATTAACCCTATCTAATAATACTTTTTAATTTTATTAGGAACTATAAGTTCAACATTATAATTATTAAAATACTCAATATATTTGGCTGAAGGACACTTATCTGTAATTAGATAATCTAGATCTTTTACATCACAAAAGGTCATTAAAGAAACTATATTAAATTTTGAACTATCTGCAAGTAAAAATGTTTTATGACTTTTAGAAACAGCTACTTTCTTTATTTTAAATTCATTAGGTGAGGTGTGGGTAAGGCCATTTTCTAATGAAATTCCAGTACAAGCCATAAAAGATTTATTTATATTATAAGTTGATAAGACATCACTAGAAGTTAGTCCTGTAAAAGAAAAAGTAGTTCTATTAAACCTACCAGATAAACATATTATATCAATATTATCATGAGGAATTGCTTTTAAAATAACATTAATACTATTGGTAAATAACGTTATATTATCTTTATCATTTAAATAATCAATTATATTTAATGTGGTAGTACCAGAATCTATGAATATAGAATCCCCATCTTCAATAAATTCAGCAGCTTTTTTAGCAATATCTATTTTAGCACTGTTATTTTTTATTGTTCTTTCTTCAAATGGAAGCAGCTCATTACTTTGAGTATTTACTGTAACGCCCCCATATACTTTTTTTATTACGCCTTTATCAACTAAGGCATCTATATCTCTACGAATTGTGTTTTTTGACATTTTAAATTCTTCGCAAAGTTTATCTATTGATACGGTTCTATGTTTATAAATAAATTCTTCTAATAAATCAAGCCTTTTTAAACGCATCTAAATACCCCCTTTTCATTTTATTTCAAAAATATGGAATCTAATATTAATTATAAACTATGAATTTATAAAGTAAAAGACATTATCATCATTATACCATAAATATCCTTAAAATTTAAAAAAAGTAAAAAATATACAAGGAAAATATTGACAATTAAAAAACATATACTTATAATATAACCATAAGATAACAAGAAGTTAATCAGAAGATACCTGAAAGGAGACGGTAAAATGTCAAATGAATTTATAATTCCAAATAAAATTTTAACAGGGAAAAATTCATTAGAAGATAGTGTAGAAGATTTAAAATTATTTGGTAAAAAAGTTTTAATAGTTACAGATAACATTATGGTTAAGTTAGGTAATGTACAAGCTGTAATTGATATTTTAGATAAAGAAAAAATCAATTATTTTATATATGACGAAATAAATGGTGAACCAACAGATGTGATGATAGATAAAGGTGTAAATTTATACAAAAAGGAAAATTGTAATTACTTATTAGCTGTTGGAGGGGGAAGTCCAATAGATTCAGCTAAAGCAATAGCAATGATGGTAAATAATGAAGGAAAAATATCTGATTATATGGGAAAACAAATAGAAAACAAATTACCACCAATAGTTGCAATACCAACAACTGCTGGAACAGGATCTGAGGCAACGAAGTTTACTATAATTTCTGATACTAAAACTGATGTAAAGATGTTAATAAAGGGAAGTTCATTAATGCCAACATTAGCAATTATAGATTCAAGATTTACTATGACAGCACCACCTAAAATAACAGCTGCAACAGGATTAGATGCATTAACACATGCTATAGAAGCTTATACATCTAAAAAGTCTCAACCACTTTCTGATACATTTGCACTATCAGCAATAAAGAAGATATTTAAATATTTGCCAATAGCATTTAATGACGGAAAGAATGAAGAAGCTAGAATTCAAATGGCCATTGCAGCATTAGAAGCAGGAATCGCTTTTAATAACTCATCAGTAACAATAGTACATGGGATGAGTAGACCAATAGGAGCATTATTTCATGTACCTCATGGAATATCAAATGCTATGTTATTAAAGGAATGTTTTAATTTTGTATTAGATGGGGCTTATATTAAATTTGCAGATCTTGCTAGAGCCATTAGAATATCTAATGAAGATGAAGAGAATGAAATAGCAGCTAGAAAATTTGTAGAAGAAGTAGATAAGCTTTGTAAAATCTTATTTATACCTACTTTAAAAGAGTATGGAATAGATAAAGAAAAGTTTTTCAATAATTTAGATAAAATGGCTAAGGATGCACTAGAAAGTGGAAGTCCTCAAAATACTTTAAAAACAGTTAAACATGATGATATTGTTAAAGTTTATAAATCACTTTGGAGGTGATCAAGATGCCATTAGTAAATATGAATGAACTATTACTAAAAGCAGACAATGAAAATTATGCAGTTGGAAGTTTTAGTGTAGCTAATATGGAAATGATAATTGGTGCTATAAAAGCAGCAGAAGAATTAAATTCTCCAATTATATTACAAATAGCAGAAGTGAGGTTAAAACATTCACCATTAGATATAATAGGGCCATCAATGATAAAAGCAGCAGAAAAAGCTAAAGTACCTGTAGCTATTCACTTTGACCATGGATTAACAATAGATAATATAAAAAAAGCATTAAGTTTAGGGTTTACTTCAGTAATGATAGATGGATCATCTCTAGATTTTTTAGAAAATATAAAGATAACGAGCTTAGTAGAAAAATTGGCTAGAGATTATGGCGCTGCTGTGGAAGGTGAAATTGGTCATGTTGGTGGCAGTGAAGATGGTAGTGAAGATATAAATATAAAAGTTACTGATTTAGAAGAGGCTAGGCAATTTATAAATGAGACTGAAATAGATGCTCTTGCGGTAGCGATAGGAAATTCTCATGGAGTTTATAAAGGTGAACCTAAATTAAGATTTGATATTTTAACAAAACTACATGATAACTTAAAAATACCATTAGTATTACATGGTGGATCAGGAATATCAGAAGATGATTTTAAAAAATGTGCAACTATGGGAATAAGAAAAATAAATATAGCAACTGCTACTTTTAATAAAGTAAGAGATTCTGTAAAAAATCTAAATAGTAATTCAAAAGACTATGATTATTTTACTTTGCATGAGACTGAAATACAAGGGGCATATGAGAATGTAAAGAAACATATAAAAATTTTTGGCAGTGAGAATAAAGTATAACAAATATGATTTTGACTAGGGTTAAATAACTTTTCTATTAAATGTTATAAAAACATTACACAAGGAGGTTTTAAAATATGGGATATATTAAATTTCAAAAGGATAGAAAATTTGAGATAGTTCCTATTGGAAGAGTGGCAATTGATTTTAATCCAATAGATATAAATAGACCACTTTCGGAAAGTAAGACTTTTAAAAAGTATTTAGGGGGCTCACCAGCTAATATAGCAGTTGGACTTTCAAGACTTGGCAAAAAAGTTGGCTTTATAGGTAAGGTTTCAAAGGATCAATTTGGAAAGTTTGTAGTCGATTACTTTGATAATGAAGGAATAGATACTTCACAAATAAAGTATGCAGAAAATGGTGAGTCTTTAGGACTTACATTTACAGAAATAGCGAGTCCAACAGAAAGCAGTATTTTGATGTATAGAAATGGAATAGCTGATTTAGAGTTAGATGTTAATGAGATAGATGAAGAATATATAAAAAATACAAAAGCAATAGTAATATCAGGAACAGCACTTGCTAAAAGTCCATCTAGAGAAGCTGCATTAAAAGCACTAGAGCTTGCTAAAAAGAATGATACAGTTGTAATTTTTGATGTAGATTATAGAGAATATAACTGGAAAAATAAAGATGAAATAGCTATTTATTATTCAATAGTTGGAAAACAAAGTGACATTGTTATGGGATCAAGAGAAGAATTTGATTTGATGGAAAGTCTAATTGTTAAGGAAAAAAGCACTGATGAAGAAAGTGCTAAAAGATGGTTAGATTTTGGTAATAAAATAGTTGTAATTAAACATGGAAAAGAGGGTTCTACAGCTTATACTAATGACGGAAAATCATATAAAATAAAGCCATTTCCAGTAAAACTCTTAAAATCATTTGGCGGTGGAGATGCATACGCTTCAGCATTTATATATGGAATATTAGAAGAGTGGGATATTATGGATGCATTAGAATTTGGAAGTGCTTCAGCAGCTATGTTAGTAGCAAGTCATAGTTGCTCAGAAGATATGCCAACTGTAAAGCAAATAAATGAATTTATAAAAGAGAAGAAAAAACAATATGGAGAAATGATAGCAAGAGGATAAGGGAGGGATAATCAAATGATTCATGAATTACATGATTTGCAATATGGTGAAAACGTATTATGTGAAATTAGCGGTAAAAACAAAGAAATGCTAATGGATATTGTAGTTGAAAAATTAAGAAAAGGTGAAATAAAAGAGTACCACAATGCTGAGAAAGAAATAGCAGTACTTCTTTTAACAGGAAAGGTTAAAATAGGTTGGAATAAAGATTCTGAAATAATAGAGAGAAAATCTGTTTTTGATGAAGATCCATGGTGTTTACATGTCCCTAAGAATATAAAAGTAACAGTTGAATGCTTAGAAGAAAGTGAATTAATAATACAGAGCACAGAAAATCAAAATGATTTTGAAGCAAAATTATATTCACCTGAGAAGTGTAGAAGTGATATTTTTGG encodes:
- a CDS encoding class II fructose-bisphosphate aldolase, translating into MPLVNMNELLLKADNENYAVGSFSVANMEMIIGAIKAAEELNSPIILQIAEVRLKHSPLDIIGPSMIKAAEKAKVPVAIHFDHGLTIDNIKKALSLGFTSVMIDGSSLDFLENIKITSLVEKLARDYGAAVEGEIGHVGGSEDGSEDINIKVTDLEEARQFINETEIDALAVAIGNSHGVYKGEPKLRFDILTKLHDNLKIPLVLHGGSGISEDDFKKCATMGIRKINIATATFNKVRDSVKNLNSNSKDYDYFTLHETEIQGAYENVKKHIKIFGSENKV
- the ribH gene encoding 6,7-dimethyl-8-ribityllumazine synthase, yielding MNIFEGKLIAEGLKVGIIVGRFNEFIGSKLLDGALDGLKRHGVNVEDIDVAWVPGAFEMPLIAKKMAKSPKYDAVICLGAVIKGSTSHYDYVCSEVSKGIANVSLETGKPVMFGVLTTNNIEQAIERAGTKAGNKGYECAVGAIEMANLIKEL
- a CDS encoding bifunctional 3,4-dihydroxy-2-butanone-4-phosphate synthase/GTP cyclohydrolase II, with product MKFSTVEECVKDIRNGKMIIIVDDEGRENEGDLVIPAEKATPENVNFMIKYARGLLCAPVEEEIALKLGLNPMVEKNTDNHETAFTVAVDYIDTTTGISAFERCATIKMLAQSERPQDFRRPGHVFPLIAKKKGVLERTGHTEASVDLAKIAGFKGAAAICEIIKDDGSMARRDDLMKFAKEHDLKILTIEELIRYRLRNESSVTREVEAKLPTKYGDFKVIGFKENNSEKCNLALIKGDISGAEPVLVRVHSECLTGDSLGSKKCDCGEQYDAAMKMIAKEGRGILLYMKQEGRGIGLLNKLKAYALQDEGLDTIEANLALGFAPDLREYKASADMLKNLGVEKIKLITNNPEKIDGLRESGINIVQRIPVEMPVNKNDEFYLKIKKEKMNHLLNI
- a CDS encoding DeoR/GlpR family DNA-binding transcription regulator gives rise to the protein MRLKRLDLLEEFIYKHRTVSIDKLCEEFKMSKNTIRRDIDALVDKGVIKKVYGGVTVNTQSNELLPFEERTIKNNSAKIDIAKKAAEFIEDGDSIFIDSGTTTLNIIDYLNDKDNITLFTNSINVILKAIPHDNIDIICLSGRFNRTTFSFTGLTSSDVLSTYNINKSFMACTGISLENGLTHTSPNEFKIKKVAVSKSHKTFLLADSSKFNIVSLMTFCDVKDLDYLITDKCPSAKYIEYFNNYNVELIVPNKIKKYY
- a CDS encoding iron-containing alcohol dehydrogenase encodes the protein MSNEFIIPNKILTGKNSLEDSVEDLKLFGKKVLIVTDNIMVKLGNVQAVIDILDKEKINYFIYDEINGEPTDVMIDKGVNLYKKENCNYLLAVGGGSPIDSAKAIAMMVNNEGKISDYMGKQIENKLPPIVAIPTTAGTGSEATKFTIISDTKTDVKMLIKGSSLMPTLAIIDSRFTMTAPPKITAATGLDALTHAIEAYTSKKSQPLSDTFALSAIKKIFKYLPIAFNDGKNEEARIQMAIAALEAGIAFNNSSVTIVHGMSRPIGALFHVPHGISNAMLLKECFNFVLDGAYIKFADLARAIRISNEDEENEIAARKFVEEVDKLCKILFIPTLKEYGIDKEKFFNNLDKMAKDALESGSPQNTLKTVKHDDIVKVYKSLWR
- the iolC gene encoding 5-dehydro-2-deoxygluconokinase — its product is MGYIKFQKDRKFEIVPIGRVAIDFNPIDINRPLSESKTFKKYLGGSPANIAVGLSRLGKKVGFIGKVSKDQFGKFVVDYFDNEGIDTSQIKYAENGESLGLTFTEIASPTESSILMYRNGIADLELDVNEIDEEYIKNTKAIVISGTALAKSPSREAALKALELAKKNDTVVIFDVDYREYNWKNKDEIAIYYSIVGKQSDIVMGSREEFDLMESLIVKEKSTDEESAKRWLDFGNKIVVIKHGKEGSTAYTNDGKSYKIKPFPVKLLKSFGGGDAYASAFIYGILEEWDIMDALEFGSASAAMLVASHSCSEDMPTVKQINEFIKEKKKQYGEMIARG